In a genomic window of Nodosilinea sp. E11:
- the trpA gene encoding tryptophan synthase subunit alpha produces MALVSDRFRELQARGECALIPFVTAGDPDLATTAAALRVLDQNGADFIELGVPYSDPLADGPVIQAAATRALAQGVTLDAVLAMVKTLSPELSAPLILFTYYNPILNRGIKQFMADIGAVGVAGLVVPDLPLEEVEGLLTAAAAANIDVTLLVAPTSPQDRIQAIAAQAQGFVYLVSVTGVTGVRSELQSRVKDLIDGLKQTTDKPIGVGFGVSDPDQASQLKAWGADGVIVGSAFVKRLVADPPETALHNIGDFCRSLKAALA; encoded by the coding sequence ATGGCCCTTGTTTCCGATCGCTTCCGTGAATTGCAAGCCCGGGGCGAGTGCGCCCTGATTCCTTTTGTGACCGCTGGCGACCCCGATTTGGCAACCACGGCGGCGGCTCTGCGGGTGCTCGACCAAAACGGAGCCGACTTTATTGAGTTGGGGGTGCCCTATTCAGACCCCCTGGCCGATGGCCCGGTGATTCAGGCGGCGGCTACCCGTGCTTTGGCCCAAGGCGTCACCCTTGATGCCGTGTTGGCTATGGTCAAAACCCTCAGCCCGGAGCTCAGTGCGCCGCTAATTTTGTTTACTTATTACAACCCAATTTTGAATCGGGGCATTAAGCAATTTATGGCCGATATTGGGGCGGTCGGGGTAGCGGGGCTAGTGGTGCCCGACCTGCCCCTCGAAGAAGTCGAAGGGCTATTGACCGCAGCGGCAGCGGCGAACATTGACGTCACCCTGCTGGTGGCCCCCACCTCACCCCAGGACCGAATTCAGGCGATCGCAGCCCAGGCCCAGGGGTTTGTGTACCTGGTTAGCGTCACTGGTGTGACCGGGGTGCGCAGCGAACTACAAAGCCGCGTCAAAGACCTGATTGATGGCCTCAAGCAAACCACCGACAAGCCCATCGGGGTGGGTTTTGGCGTCTCTGACCCCGACCAGGCCAGTCAGCTCAAGGCCTGGGGAGCCGACGGCGTGATTGTTGGCAGCGCCTTTGTGAAACGGTTGGTAGCCGATCCGCCCGAGACGGCTCTGCACAACATTGGCGACTTTTGCCGCAGCCTCAAGGCAGCCTTGGCCTAG
- a CDS encoding TonB-dependent receptor — translation MMFLSSRLASRSLGLGLLTTLTGSLGVLLPAQATPETLGTAADLAPAAHSGALVDSVALSEPGASAPAVVTDQALAWESSEQAIAESTVLPMGYLPEVTAPATALPGTAVPLANRRENSELFEFQFGGDQLPLSPPPTQPLAPVVAQPEAVSYQLTLTPEREVQIPANGRSALTLVGAVTTADDQPLEGDVVVTLTSTAGEFIGADYDRDRAGFQVLARQGEFRAQLRSTLDAQPATVRATIDGRTLRAFDPSLREGYPALDASTQVSFFTDLRPTIISGVVDFRVGRGGTNLLGSFRDFLNPDALNQDVEVSFTTGLFATGALGDWLFTGAYNNTRGLNDRCDGRSLYRDVQACDQTYPVYGDSSTTDFLTPSIDSLYLRFQRDSLVPDARPDYFMWGDYGTQEFAGRSQQFTATVRELHGFKGNYTFGNGLQLTAMYGDNVRPFQRDTIAPDGTSGYYFLSRRLVLRGSENVFIEAEEFNRPGTVLERTPLYRGVDYDIDYDRGTLLFRQPVRAIDLNPLGTTLVKRIVVTYQVDDASVSGSLYAGRLQYQPAGENGGVVGASLLSENQGAQDFTLYGVDFLWPLGDLGEVTGEFARSTFNAGTINNQGNAYRIELSGTPFEGITGQAYYRATDSGFNNTATSTFRPGQTRWGGQVQAQVGPQTQIRAIIDQERNLGTATAIQTAASGLLRPGQNAIQGGQIDNTLTELRAGIAQQFGSATLGIDFVNRNRDDRIANTSTNANQLVSRLNLPLTATLSALAQSELNLGTTDPLYPTRNVVGLEWAVQPGVSLRLAQQFLSGGSGPGSVTSLDTLVDYELDDNTTLTNRYSLLGGYNGVTGQGAIGLNHRLALAPGLRATFGFERIFGDGFNLTGAGQQFAQPFAVGQGASALGIQAATVYSVGLEYTDNPDWQASGRVEYRDSPGASNLVLGAAAAGRISDSLTGLARFDLGNFANQTITDRLGNSSSLRLGLAYRNPVSDQFNGLLSYEFRNNPSSTPDSILQGVSSEAQDHTLSLEGIYAPNYQWEFYSKYALRASSANLAQDFGFSNTIHLAQLRATYRFAFRWDVGAEVRYVGQPVIGYNETGFALEAGYYLTPDVRLGLGYSFGAANDGSFTGGGGYRSASGPYFGITAKVNQLFNSFGVQPVSPPQQQDSYVDQEALIDRPDVTGMAPGGEQ, via the coding sequence ATGATGTTTCTGTCTTCTCGTCTGGCGTCTCGATCGCTAGGGTTGGGGCTGTTAACTACGCTAACGGGGTCGCTGGGGGTCTTGCTGCCCGCCCAGGCCACCCCTGAAACTCTGGGTACAGCAGCCGATTTGGCCCCCGCTGCCCATTCGGGGGCGCTGGTAGATAGCGTCGCTCTGTCTGAGCCTGGGGCCTCGGCTCCAGCGGTAGTCACCGATCAGGCGCTGGCTTGGGAAAGCTCGGAACAGGCGATCGCAGAATCTACCGTGCTCCCGATGGGCTACTTGCCCGAGGTGACTGCCCCCGCCACTGCTCTGCCGGGCACGGCTGTGCCCCTGGCCAACCGCCGCGAAAATTCTGAGCTGTTTGAATTTCAGTTTGGCGGCGATCAGCTGCCCCTCAGCCCGCCGCCCACCCAGCCCCTAGCGCCCGTGGTGGCTCAGCCCGAAGCGGTGAGCTATCAGCTGACCTTGACCCCCGAGCGTGAGGTGCAAATTCCGGCCAACGGGCGATCGGCGCTGACTCTGGTGGGGGCGGTGACGACCGCTGACGATCAGCCCCTAGAGGGTGATGTGGTGGTCACCCTGACCAGCACCGCTGGAGAATTTATTGGAGCCGACTACGATCGCGATCGGGCTGGGTTTCAGGTGCTGGCTCGCCAGGGTGAATTTCGAGCCCAGCTGCGCTCTACCCTCGATGCCCAGCCTGCCACCGTACGCGCCACCATTGATGGCAGAACGCTGCGGGCCTTTGACCCCAGCTTGCGAGAGGGATACCCGGCTTTAGACGCCAGCACCCAGGTGAGTTTCTTTACCGATCTGCGCCCCACGATTATTTCTGGGGTAGTTGACTTTCGAGTGGGCCGGGGCGGCACTAACCTGCTGGGTAGCTTTAGAGATTTTCTCAACCCCGACGCCCTCAATCAGGATGTGGAGGTGAGCTTTACTACCGGGCTGTTTGCCACGGGGGCCTTGGGCGACTGGCTGTTTACCGGGGCCTACAACAACACCCGCGGCCTCAACGATCGCTGCGATGGCCGCAGCCTCTACCGTGACGTGCAGGCCTGTGACCAGACCTACCCGGTGTACGGCGACAGCTCTACCACCGACTTTCTCACCCCCTCCATCGACAGCCTTTACCTGCGGTTTCAGCGCGACTCGCTAGTGCCTGATGCCCGGCCCGACTACTTTATGTGGGGCGACTACGGCACCCAAGAGTTTGCGGGCCGGTCGCAGCAGTTCACCGCTACGGTGCGCGAGCTCCATGGCTTTAAGGGCAATTACACCTTTGGCAATGGTCTTCAGCTCACCGCCATGTACGGCGACAATGTGCGGCCCTTCCAGCGCGACACCATTGCCCCCGACGGCACCAGCGGTTACTACTTTTTGTCGCGGCGACTGGTGCTGCGGGGTAGTGAGAATGTGTTCATCGAAGCCGAGGAGTTCAATCGTCCCGGCACCGTGCTTGAGCGCACCCCCCTCTACCGGGGCGTCGATTACGATATCGACTACGATCGCGGCACCCTGCTGTTTCGTCAGCCCGTGCGCGCCATTGACCTCAACCCCCTGGGTACCACCCTGGTCAAGCGCATCGTCGTCACCTACCAGGTCGACGACGCTTCGGTGAGTGGCAGCCTCTACGCCGGGCGACTGCAATACCAGCCAGCCGGCGAGAACGGTGGGGTAGTCGGGGCCTCTCTGCTGAGCGAAAACCAGGGAGCCCAAGACTTTACCCTCTACGGGGTCGATTTCCTCTGGCCCCTAGGCGATTTGGGCGAAGTCACTGGCGAATTTGCCCGCTCGACCTTTAACGCTGGCACGATTAACAACCAGGGCAACGCCTACCGCATTGAACTGAGCGGCACCCCGTTTGAGGGCATCACCGGCCAGGCCTACTACCGGGCCACTGACAGCGGCTTCAACAACACCGCTACCAGCACCTTTCGCCCAGGGCAAACCCGCTGGGGCGGGCAGGTGCAGGCCCAAGTCGGCCCCCAGACCCAGATTCGCGCGATCATCGATCAAGAGCGCAACCTGGGCACAGCTACGGCCATTCAAACGGCGGCCTCAGGGCTGCTGCGGCCCGGCCAAAATGCGATTCAGGGAGGGCAGATCGATAACACCCTGACCGAGCTGCGGGCCGGAATCGCGCAGCAGTTTGGCAGTGCCACCCTAGGGATCGATTTCGTTAACCGCAACCGCGACGATCGCATTGCCAATACGTCGACCAATGCCAATCAACTGGTGTCGCGGCTGAACCTGCCCCTCACCGCTACCCTCAGCGCTCTGGCCCAAAGCGAGCTTAACCTGGGCACCACTGACCCTCTTTACCCCACCCGCAATGTGGTAGGGCTAGAGTGGGCGGTGCAGCCCGGTGTTAGCCTGCGCTTGGCCCAGCAGTTTCTCTCGGGGGGCAGCGGGCCGGGGTCGGTGACCAGCCTCGACACCCTGGTCGATTACGAACTCGACGACAACACCACCCTCACCAACCGCTACTCGCTGTTAGGGGGCTATAACGGGGTCACAGGCCAGGGTGCGATCGGTCTAAACCACCGTCTGGCCTTGGCTCCGGGGCTGCGGGCCACCTTTGGCTTTGAGCGCATCTTTGGCGATGGCTTTAACTTGACCGGGGCTGGGCAGCAGTTTGCCCAACCCTTTGCCGTGGGCCAGGGAGCCTCTGCCCTGGGCATCCAGGCCGCCACAGTCTACTCGGTGGGGCTAGAGTATACCGACAATCCCGACTGGCAGGCCAGCGGGCGGGTTGAGTACCGCGATTCGCCGGGAGCCAGCAACTTAGTGTTGGGGGCAGCGGCAGCGGGGCGAATTTCTGACTCTTTGACGGGGCTGGCTCGCTTTGACCTGGGCAACTTTGCCAACCAAACCATCACCGATCGCCTGGGCAATAGCAGCAGCCTGCGCCTGGGGCTGGCCTACCGCAACCCGGTGAGCGATCAGTTTAACGGATTGCTCAGCTACGAGTTTCGCAACAACCCCAGCAGCACCCCCGACAGCATTCTTCAGGGAGTGAGTTCTGAGGCTCAAGACCACACGCTGTCGCTGGAGGGCATTTATGCCCCCAACTACCAGTGGGAGTTTTACAGCAAGTATGCGCTGCGGGCTAGCTCCGCTAATCTGGCCCAGGATTTTGGCTTCTCGAACACCATTCACCTGGCTCAGCTGCGGGCTACCTACCGCTTTGCTTTCCGGTGGGATGTGGGGGCCGAGGTGCGCTACGTGGGGCAGCCGGTGATTGGCTACAACGAAACCGGCTTTGCTCTCGAAGCGGGCTACTACCTCACCCCCGATGTGCGGCTGGGGTTGGGCTACAGCTTTGGGGCGGCCAACGATGGTTCGTTTACCGGGGGCGGCGGCTACCGCTCGGCCAGTGGCCCCTACTTTGGCATTACCGCCAAGGTCAACCAGTTGTTTAACAGTTTTGGCGTGCAGCCGGTGTCGCCGCCCCAGCAGCAGGATTCTTACGTAGACCAAGAGGCCCTGATCGACAGGCCCGATGTAACGGGCATGGCCCCAGGAGGTGAGCAATGA
- the ndhL gene encoding NAD(P)H-quinone oxidoreductase subunit L, with the protein MTMPALSNDFLLAAGVYAGIAGVYLLVVPLALIFYARQRWYIAGSIERTLLYGLVFAFFPGMLLFSPFLNFRPQPRDLNS; encoded by the coding sequence ATGACCATGCCAGCCCTATCAAATGATTTTTTACTGGCGGCGGGAGTCTACGCTGGTATCGCCGGCGTCTACCTGCTGGTAGTCCCCCTAGCGCTAATTTTTTACGCAAGGCAGCGCTGGTACATCGCCGGTTCGATCGAACGCACCCTGCTCTACGGACTGGTGTTTGCCTTCTTCCCAGGCATGCTGCTGTTTAGCCCATTTTTGAATTTCCGGCCCCAGCCTCGCGATCTAAACTCTTGA
- a CDS encoding DUF3007 family protein: protein MRRIDVIAIGIGIFLAGGGLFVGFRLFGLDGISAGIWSQAVMVGGVVAWLASYLLRVVTRNMTLNQQMDDYESAVLQRRLDELSPEQLADLQAKLDQDNGK from the coding sequence ATGCGACGCATTGATGTAATTGCCATTGGCATTGGCATTTTTCTAGCTGGAGGCGGGCTGTTTGTCGGCTTTCGGCTGTTTGGCCTAGACGGTATTTCAGCCGGCATCTGGAGTCAGGCCGTGATGGTGGGGGGGGTCGTGGCCTGGCTGGCCAGCTACCTGCTACGAGTTGTCACCCGCAACATGACCCTCAACCAACAAATGGATGACTACGAGTCAGCCGTGCTTCAGCGTCGCCTTGACGAACTCAGCCCCGAGCAGCTAGCCGACCTGCAAGCAAAACTCGACCAAGACAACGGCAAGTAA
- a CDS encoding OmpA family protein: MIQRQWIGWGAIALVAPGIVGIMAPALGQEGLTAYSLVVTSPLDGPVEADTALTLREALELANGTLTPEDLSEAEQALVEALPAGQGSQISFALPDGQTAIALVDLLPEIVVPNLVIDGTTQAGYDAEAGLDPKFPPAPAVSLTVAEGSEVARGLTIAADGVTVRGLSIYGFRTSDRATQTTPPSDIFVSALAPPVDASPLSPVLGLFRLEEPEAAPRGVVIEQNWLGLPPDGEFPAVPSAFGVTVFNAMETTIRNNRIQNHDGSAIITGFRADGLQVSENAIIGNGLAGMPDAIRLEGTIADSAITDNLICANDGSGIYLFKPEGSAQITGNAIQYNGRRFERAAVYLMGSDHQLSDNFIGYQPGPGVVVTAYPESHRNLMRGNRYAELDGLAIDLNTQGNTGVQDFQIGDGPNPPRNSHHRRRETGNAAINAPQFDSYTFTAGAAQVSLTGTADPGTEVDLYRVEEPGFPYSPLTERLGTVTTSPEGRFSASLTLPPGTRVSAIATDPAFGTSEPAAIAAVAAADGTVPQLPASPLELPNCDPPVPPPAPEPAEPPAPLEPLRLEIPRNIHFALDRSNISSESAAVLDQIAATLLEYDFLTVELHGHTDPRASAAYNLALSERRALAARDYLIRRGVPLERMRIVPFGLTQRRSDERSRLAYARDRRVEFIFTDLRGLEIIFVDQEADLQLE; the protein is encoded by the coding sequence ATGATTCAGCGACAGTGGATAGGATGGGGCGCGATCGCCTTGGTAGCGCCTGGAATCGTCGGGATCATGGCTCCGGCCCTCGGGCAGGAAGGGCTAACGGCCTACAGCTTAGTGGTCACCAGCCCCCTAGATGGCCCCGTAGAAGCCGACACAGCGCTGACCCTGCGGGAAGCCTTGGAACTGGCCAATGGCACCCTCACCCCCGAGGATCTGAGCGAGGCAGAACAAGCTCTGGTGGAAGCATTGCCGGCGGGCCAGGGGTCTCAGATTAGCTTTGCCCTGCCTGACGGGCAAACCGCGATCGCCCTGGTCGATCTGCTGCCCGAGATTGTTGTCCCTAATCTGGTGATCGACGGCACCACCCAGGCTGGCTACGATGCCGAGGCAGGGCTCGATCCTAAATTTCCGCCTGCGCCTGCGGTCAGTTTGACGGTGGCTGAGGGCAGCGAGGTGGCTCGCGGCCTCACTATTGCCGCCGACGGGGTGACGGTGCGCGGGCTGAGTATCTATGGCTTTCGCACCAGCGATCGCGCTACCCAAACTACGCCGCCTTCCGATATTTTTGTCAGCGCCCTGGCTCCACCGGTCGACGCCAGCCCCCTCAGCCCAGTGCTAGGGCTGTTTCGCCTAGAAGAACCGGAGGCCGCCCCGCGCGGGGTGGTAATTGAGCAAAACTGGCTGGGTTTGCCCCCCGATGGCGAGTTTCCGGCGGTGCCCTCGGCCTTTGGGGTGACGGTATTTAACGCAATGGAAACTACCATTCGCAACAACCGCATTCAAAACCACGACGGCAGCGCCATTATTACGGGCTTTCGAGCCGACGGTTTGCAGGTGAGCGAAAACGCCATCATTGGCAACGGCCTGGCGGGCATGCCCGACGCTATTCGCCTAGAAGGCACCATTGCCGACAGCGCCATCACCGACAACTTGATCTGCGCCAACGACGGCAGCGGCATCTATCTGTTTAAGCCCGAAGGGTCGGCCCAGATCACCGGCAACGCCATTCAGTACAACGGGCGGCGGTTTGAGCGGGCGGCGGTCTACCTAATGGGCAGCGATCACCAGCTCAGCGACAACTTCATTGGCTACCAGCCGGGGCCAGGGGTGGTGGTCACCGCCTATCCCGAGAGCCACCGCAACCTCATGCGGGGCAACCGCTACGCCGAGCTTGACGGCCTCGCCATTGACCTCAACACCCAGGGCAATACTGGCGTCCAAGACTTTCAAATTGGGGATGGACCAAACCCACCCCGCAATAGCCACCATCGCCGCCGCGAAACTGGCAACGCGGCGATTAACGCTCCCCAATTTGACAGCTACACATTTACCGCGGGGGCTGCCCAGGTGAGCCTGACTGGCACCGCTGATCCAGGTACTGAGGTTGACCTCTATCGAGTTGAGGAGCCGGGGTTTCCCTACAGCCCTCTGACCGAGCGCTTGGGCACGGTGACTACCAGTCCCGAGGGCCGCTTTAGCGCCAGCTTGACCCTGCCGCCCGGAACTCGGGTGAGTGCGATCGCCACCGATCCGGCCTTTGGCACCTCAGAACCTGCCGCCATCGCAGCTGTGGCCGCCGCCGATGGCACCGTGCCCCAGCTGCCTGCTTCCCCCCTAGAGCTGCCCAACTGCGATCCGCCAGTGCCGCCTCCGGCTCCCGAACCCGCCGAGCCGCCTGCGCCCCTAGAACCCCTGCGACTCGAGATTCCGCGCAACATTCACTTTGCCCTCGATCGCTCTAATATCAGCTCCGAGAGCGCAGCGGTGCTCGACCAAATTGCGGCAACTCTATTGGAATATGACTTCCTCACCGTAGAGCTGCACGGCCACACCGACCCCCGCGCCAGCGCCGCCTATAACCTGGCCCTGAGTGAGCGCCGCGCCCTCGCCGCCCGCGACTATCTGATTCGCCGAGGCGTACCCCTAGAGCGGATGCGGATTGTGCCCTTTGGCCTCACCCAGCGCCGCAGTGATGAACGTTCGCGGCTGGCCTACGCCCGCGATCGCCGGGTGGAGTTTATCTTCACCGACCTGCGCGGTCTAGAGATTATCTTTGTCGACCAAGAGGCTGACCTCCAGCTTGAGTAA
- a CDS encoding DUF11 domain-containing protein encodes MHQSAILPLQSRNGQSSYAVLPTFLGSRLTGLIAGVALTLAIVFGGATPAFAQLAATQLITTNQPAAQSPTSPVAYTTPCDTQSFPGCTGTTIDVTFGVGSNIVLDAVIAGGSRFEPAADLLPPIGLAQTVIFRRNALFTPERELLFLQQATVAPDAITLAAQLAAGIEDAMLSNIINRGIDNVFNNITEPASPEVQVTSNNIERIDYIIPAGLSVPLSEQGNVGFLILERGGNDAFQIAAITALDANGDPSDYGPLLSVPNTAWGNSNDVAISTAVFRRDNLADPFQPSHLAPRRNNGIFPTQPVRGIVFTIESLVTAPQNASPIFGYSLFAPDVTGAGTQLVAFNTFPQTTDNQVGGLDLIAGGFGLVRRTTTLVPTGSLALVKRITNLFGPSPLPDFSQVVGNGAALALLQNNGLGQGLDVINDPVVQTGNGIEYTIYLANASTGTAANTVVCDQIPLGTTFDPNGYGSGLGIQAIAASSPAGPVVNYTNAADGDPGTFFAPGAALPPFCGTNQGNGAVVVNVADVTANQVGLIRFRTTVD; translated from the coding sequence ATGCATCAGTCTGCTATACTCCCGCTGCAATCCAGAAATGGGCAATCGAGCTATGCTGTGCTTCCCACATTCTTGGGCAGTCGTTTAACTGGTTTGATTGCTGGAGTTGCACTGACTCTAGCGATCGTCTTTGGTGGAGCAACACCGGCCTTTGCACAGCTAGCGGCGACTCAGCTAATCACCACCAACCAACCGGCGGCTCAGTCGCCTACCAGTCCTGTTGCTTACACAACTCCTTGCGATACACAGTCTTTTCCCGGTTGTACCGGCACAACTATTGATGTCACCTTTGGGGTTGGCAGCAACATTGTGCTCGATGCTGTCATTGCCGGGGGCAGTCGGTTTGAACCCGCAGCAGACTTGCTGCCACCAATTGGCTTAGCCCAAACCGTTATATTTCGTCGCAACGCGCTATTTACCCCTGAGCGAGAACTACTTTTCCTTCAGCAGGCTACCGTTGCTCCAGATGCGATAACGTTGGCTGCTCAGCTTGCGGCTGGCATTGAGGATGCCATGTTGAGCAATATTATTAATCGGGGTATCGACAACGTTTTCAACAATATCACTGAGCCTGCTAGCCCAGAGGTGCAGGTCACCAGCAACAATATTGAGAGAATTGACTATATTATTCCTGCTGGTCTCTCAGTTCCCCTATCAGAGCAGGGGAATGTGGGATTTTTGATTTTAGAACGAGGCGGTAACGATGCCTTCCAAATTGCGGCAATTACAGCTTTAGACGCGAACGGTGATCCATCTGACTACGGCCCGCTGCTTTCTGTCCCTAATACGGCCTGGGGCAATAGCAACGATGTGGCAATATCGACAGCCGTGTTCAGGCGAGATAATCTAGCTGATCCTTTTCAGCCGTCTCACCTAGCCCCCCGACGAAATAACGGTATTTTCCCTACACAACCTGTGCGAGGCATCGTTTTCACGATTGAGTCTTTGGTGACGGCACCACAAAATGCAAGTCCTATTTTTGGCTATTCACTGTTTGCACCTGACGTCACTGGGGCAGGCACACAGTTGGTTGCCTTCAACACCTTCCCTCAAACTACCGATAACCAAGTGGGTGGGCTCGATCTGATTGCTGGTGGCTTTGGCCTGGTCCGGCGAACGACGACTTTGGTTCCAACCGGCAGCCTCGCTCTGGTGAAGCGGATTACCAACCTGTTTGGGCCATCGCCGCTGCCCGACTTCAGCCAGGTGGTGGGTAATGGTGCCGCCTTAGCCCTGCTGCAAAACAACGGTCTGGGGCAGGGGCTAGATGTGATCAATGACCCGGTGGTACAAACGGGCAACGGCATTGAGTACACCATTTATCTTGCCAATGCGTCGACCGGCACGGCGGCCAATACCGTGGTGTGCGATCAAATTCCATTGGGCACCACCTTTGACCCCAATGGCTATGGGTCAGGCTTGGGCATTCAGGCGATCGCGGCCTCTAGCCCCGCAGGGCCAGTGGTCAACTACACCAATGCTGCCGACGGTGACCCCGGCACCTTCTTTGCTCCAGGAGCGGCACTTCCCCCCTTCTGTGGCACCAACCAAGGCAATGGCGCAGTGGTGGTTAACGTGGCCGATGTCACCGCCAACCAGGTCGGACTGATTCGCTTTAGAACCACGGTCGATTAG